The following proteins are encoded in a genomic region of Arachis ipaensis cultivar K30076 chromosome B02, Araip1.1, whole genome shotgun sequence:
- the LOC110269316 gene encoding basic 7S globulin-like: MHSPLQFMIKFSYFFIFFTLLSINLTQQTTLISPVSKDKHKNLFTLSVYLKTPLRPTKLLLDLSFLFPWTVCADAASYNSSSDHYIECDETFCDYLGFGKPSLLCEDCYYSNLTTSHSQCPSPSTMICASWPANPITNVVDAGYVLVDTLALPTLNQSTHHGQLVSLSNYTFSCAPSYFVKGLPTGVTGLAALGRSKLSVQAQFGSALSTSHSLAICFPGSTESTGVAFFGTHGPYFVFSKSNKIDLSENLTYTPLIHNPIGITDDFPISPPHNEYYIGLTSIRVNGQHVPINASLLTINQEYGIGGTKITTRIPYTLLEPSIYKAFTELFIKEASSSSFNLTVTNPVKPFKVCYSAKGLMVTNKGPKVPIIDFVLEKENVVWRIMGANSMVRVKNKKVDLWCLGFMDGGVKEKTSIVMGGKQLEENLVQFDVESNRLGFFSLLTSHHSLSCADFKVSDFAKHIK; this comes from the coding sequence ATGCACTCTCCACTTCAATTCATGATAAAATTCAGctactttttcatcttcttcacaCTTCTTTCAATCAATCTAACCCAACAAACAACTCTGATCTCACCGGTTTCAAAGGACAAACACAAAAACCTCTTCACTCTCTCTGTCTACCTCAAAACCCCACTTCGCCCCACAAAGCTCCTCCTTGACCTCTCCTTCTTGTTCCCATGGACAGTGTGCGCCGACGCCGCCTCCTACAACTCCTCCTCCGACCACTATATCGAGTGCGACGAAACCTTTTGCGATTACCTCGGCTTTGGAAAACCTAGCCTCTTATGCGAAGATTGCTACTATTCCAACCTAACCACCTCTCACTCTCAATGTCCATCACCATCCACTATGATTTGTGCCAGCTGGCCTGCAAATCCAATTACCAATGTCGTCGATGCAGGTTATGTACTCGTTGACACGTTAGCACTTCCCACTCTCAACCAGTCAACTCACCATGGTCAACTCGTTTCTCTCTCTAATTATACCTTCTCTTGCGCTCCCTCATATTTCGTCAAAGGCTTACCAACGGGTGTGACCGGTTTAGCTGCATTAGGCCGGTCCAAACTCTCGGTCCAAGCCCAATTCGGTTCAGCTTTGTCCACTTCCCATTCTCTTGCAATTTGTTTTCCCGGTTCAACCGAATCAACCGGGGTTGCTTTTTTCGGAACCCACGGTCCGTATTTCGTGTTTTCTAAATCCAATAAGATTGATCTTTCGGAAAACCTTACTTATACTCCTCTCATTCACAACCCAATTGGAATAACAGATGATTTTCCCATTTCTCCACCTCACAATGAGTATTACATTGGTTTGACTTCTATTAGAGTCAACGGTCAACATGTTCCCATCAATGCTTCTTTGTTGACTATTAACCAAGAATACGGCATTGGTGGAACTAAGATTACCACTCGTATTCCATACACTCTTCTAGAACCTTCTATTTACAAGGCATTCACCGAGTTGTTTATAAAAGAAGCTAGTTCATCTAGTTTTAACCTTACCGTTACCAATCCTGTGAAGCCATTTAAGGTGTGCTACTCAGCAAAAGGGTTAATGGTGACAAATAAGGGTCCCAAAGTGCCCATCATTGATTTTGTGCTTGAGAAGGAGAATGTGGTTTGGAGAATCATGGGGGCAAATTCAATGGTTAGGGTTAAGAATAAGAAGGTTGACTTgtggtgtttagggtttatggatgGTGGGGTGAAGGAGAAAACTTCAATTGTGATGGGAGGGAAGCAACTTGAAGAGAATCTTGTGCAATTTGATGTTGAGTCTAATAGATTAGGGTTCTTCTCTTTACTCACATCTCATCACTCACTTTCATGTGCTGATTTTAAGGTCAGTGATTTTGCCAAGCACATCAAATAA